A genome region from Tolypothrix sp. PCC 7712 includes the following:
- a CDS encoding FcoT family thioesterase — translation MLKFPDSSQQSIHINNDDILLTQVLKPYKANCQYLKSAEVIKEGDPQDGGRVIGRCEFSIPESCYIDDTGHFNSVEFNICYNQMMYYVIAKSVKERLMDSFQSWTMADYWNKQLPDVYIVNFASSFRRAMQSAKFWGEIEFTNIRIKSGMMYIVTNCRYWDDKGGNCSGSVKLVIVNSPG, via the coding sequence ATGTTAAAATTTCCAGATTCAAGTCAACAAAGCATCCACATCAATAATGATGATATCTTACTGACACAAGTCCTCAAACCTTATAAAGCTAATTGCCAGTATCTTAAATCTGCTGAAGTAATTAAAGAGGGCGATCCTCAGGATGGGGGACGTGTAATCGGACGATGTGAATTTTCAATTCCAGAATCATGTTATATCGATGATACTGGTCATTTTAATTCAGTGGAATTCAATATTTGCTATAACCAAATGATGTATTATGTCATAGCTAAATCTGTGAAAGAAAGACTGATGGATTCATTTCAGTCGTGGACTATGGCAGATTATTGGAATAAACAGCTACCGGATGTCTATATTGTAAATTTTGCAAGTTCCTTTCGCCGGGCTATGCAGTCTGCTAAATTTTGGGGTGAGATTGAATTTACTAATATTCGGATCAAATCTGGGATGATGTATATAGTTACTAACTGTCGTTATTGGGATGATAAAGGTGGTAATTGCAGTGGTAGTGTCAAGTTAGTGATTGTAAATTCTCCGGGATAG
- a CDS encoding MFS transporter, producing the protein MTNSKIPLWKPLTVRNFLLLYIGETVSLLGDQFYIVALPWLTIQLTNSGITLGTVLMSAAIPRAVLMLFGGVVSDRFSPRLVMLVSNALRGLLVVLFATIVALKMTQLWHIYFFAASFGIFDGLFIPASKSIIPSLVSKEQLIASNTLSQGTSQLILLIGPALGGLLIATAGIEVAFVIDGITFAITTITLLLMKGTTALNGELNQNSASTKKTMNLIAGMREGFDYAWRNQPLRIFLLVMVILNFLFIGPLQVGMTSLAHSRFPGGAVALGILQSAWGGGGLIGTLTPQFVKNIPNIGVLLLTIASVQGFGLFLLGFIGNIALASMTIAVLGFCSCIFTVVGITWIQKQTQPEMLGRVMSLGMFSAFGIAPISFALAGILVNLNLTIMFTVAGSIMLITSLCLAANPSVRKIS; encoded by the coding sequence ATGACAAATTCTAAAATTCCGCTTTGGAAACCGCTAACTGTACGCAACTTTTTACTTTTGTACATTGGTGAAACTGTTTCGCTTCTAGGCGACCAGTTTTACATCGTTGCATTGCCTTGGTTAACAATACAGTTAACTAACTCTGGGATTACGTTAGGTACTGTGTTAATGAGTGCAGCAATTCCCCGTGCTGTTTTGATGCTGTTTGGTGGTGTGGTGAGCGATCGCTTTTCACCACGATTAGTGATGTTGGTTTCCAATGCTTTGCGTGGTTTACTGGTTGTTTTATTTGCAACCATCGTTGCGTTGAAAATGACTCAACTATGGCATATTTATTTTTTTGCTGCTAGCTTCGGCATATTTGATGGCTTGTTTATACCTGCATCTAAATCAATTATCCCCAGTCTGGTATCAAAGGAACAGTTAATAGCAAGTAATACTTTAAGCCAAGGAACTTCCCAACTGATTTTGCTAATTGGGCCGGCTTTGGGTGGTTTGCTGATTGCAACTGCGGGGATTGAAGTAGCATTTGTCATTGATGGGATAACTTTTGCTATCACAACTATCACGCTTTTGCTGATGAAGGGAACAACAGCATTGAATGGCGAATTAAATCAAAATTCTGCTTCTACTAAAAAAACGATGAATTTGATTGCTGGTATGCGTGAGGGATTTGACTACGCATGGCGCAATCAGCCTTTGAGAATCTTTTTGCTGGTAATGGTAATTCTCAATTTTCTATTTATTGGGCCATTACAAGTTGGGATGACTTCACTAGCTCATAGTCGCTTCCCAGGTGGTGCAGTAGCTTTAGGAATATTGCAATCAGCTTGGGGTGGTGGTGGGTTAATTGGGACACTCACACCTCAATTTGTCAAAAATATTCCCAACATCGGAGTTTTATTGTTAACTATTGCCAGTGTTCAAGGCTTTGGTTTATTTTTACTTGGCTTTATTGGCAATATAGCACTAGCTAGTATGACAATTGCAGTGCTGGGATTTTGCAGTTGTATTTTTACCGTGGTAGGAATTACTTGGATTCAGAAACAAACTCAACCGGAAATGTTAGGAAGAGTGATGAGTTTGGGAATGTTTTCTGCTTTTGGAATTGCTCCTATTTCTTTTGCTTTGGCTGGTATTTTAGTTAATTTAAATCTGACAATTATGTTTACTGTTGCAGGTAGCATTATGTTAATTACAAGTCTTTGCTTGGCAGCAAATCCATCAGTACGTAAGATTAGTTAA
- a CDS encoding acyl carrier protein encodes MSKIAFFTTYIQEEIAKVIGIETSDLDVEMSLNYLGLDSLIAVKLRNKFRKELSVDVPAVKFLEDTNVASLAILVDELSANAESKIDDDEWLEGEL; translated from the coding sequence ATGTCGAAGATTGCATTTTTTACAACTTACATTCAAGAGGAAATCGCTAAGGTAATTGGGATAGAGACATCTGATTTGGATGTGGAAATGTCTTTAAATTATTTAGGGCTTGATTCATTAATTGCTGTCAAACTGAGAAATAAGTTTAGAAAAGAGTTGTCAGTAGATGTTCCAGCAGTAAAGTTTTTAGAGGATACTAATGTTGCAAGTTTGGCAATATTGGTCGATGAATTGAGTGCAAATGCTGAATCAAAAATAGATGACGATGAGTGGTTGGAAGGAGAATTATGA
- a CDS encoding TauD/TfdA dioxygenase family protein has translation MKVQYQDNQGMGVVVYDFNHTTASDQDIEDVKQLIYEYKIVVIKEQDLSPDEYCDFGYRLGEVEKYYQPMYHHPEREEIFVSSNVAENGQQVGVPKTGKFWHADYAFMPRPFAFSMVYPQILPSKERGTYFINMSKVYQSLPDDLKAIANQSSCDHSVRRFFKIRPQDVYRPISEILDEIERVTPPAKHPTTFIHPVTGETILYVTEGFTYRIDDLEGKPRDINILQKLLTHSGQLDKTFQCPFIEHHEFELGDVRIWDNRSLVHCAHYAANSEPAVTFRLTLHDSYPFYQL, from the coding sequence ATGAAAGTTCAATATCAAGATAATCAGGGAATGGGAGTTGTTGTTTATGACTTTAATCATACAACTGCTTCAGATCAAGATATTGAGGATGTGAAGCAATTGATATATGAATACAAAATTGTTGTAATCAAAGAGCAAGACTTATCACCTGATGAATATTGCGATTTTGGGTATCGTCTTGGGGAGGTAGAAAAATACTATCAACCAATGTATCACCATCCCGAAAGGGAAGAGATTTTTGTTTCCTCCAATGTTGCTGAAAATGGTCAGCAAGTTGGAGTTCCGAAGACTGGTAAATTTTGGCACGCTGATTATGCGTTTATGCCGAGGCCATTTGCATTTTCAATGGTATATCCTCAGATTCTTCCTAGTAAGGAGCGTGGCACTTACTTTATCAATATGTCTAAAGTATACCAGAGTTTGCCAGATGACCTGAAAGCGATCGCCAATCAGTCGAGTTGTGATCACAGTGTCAGACGTTTTTTTAAAATTCGTCCTCAAGATGTTTATCGTCCGATTTCGGAAATATTGGACGAGATTGAACGAGTCACACCTCCCGCAAAGCATCCAACAACCTTTATTCATCCCGTTACAGGAGAAACCATCCTCTACGTTACCGAAGGTTTTACCTATCGCATAGATGATTTAGAAGGAAAACCGCGAGATATAAATATTCTCCAAAAGTTGTTAACTCATTCCGGTCAGTTAGACAAAACTTTTCAATGTCCATTCATCGAACATCATGAATTTGAATTAGGGGATGTGCGGATTTGGGATAATCGCTCTTTAGTTCATTGCGCTCACTATGCTGCAAATTCCGAACCAGCCGTCACATTTCGATTGACCTTGCACGATAGCTATCCATTTTATCAGTTATAG
- a CDS encoding non-ribosomal peptide synthetase yields the protein MNLVEFLTQLSQQNIELWVEDDKLRYRGRKEGLTSTVLNQIKQHKTEIIDLLRQGFRTSKSYPLTYGQQGLWFLYKLAPTSAAYNVAFTARIRSHLNIPALQRAFQQLVNRHPTLRTTFAQKDGEPFQQIHEYQEVDFENIDASIWNEDELKSEVIAAYQCPFDLEKGNLFRVNLFTCSEDNYVILLTIHHIVIDGFSLGIILDELRLLYEAENTGRVISLPAIKYQYQDFVQWQRNILASSVGDELWNYWREQLAGELPILKLPTDRPRPPIQSYRGASHTFELNQELTFQLREMAKAQGATLYMTLLTAFQVLLYRLSGQEDIIVGAPIEGRSQPQFAETVGFFVNMLALRVNLAGNPTFSQLLTQVRQTVLDAIAHQDYPSTLLIERSQLNRDPSLPGLFRVSFNLLKLSEIAQDYELSVSNKTKVRENWGGLTLEPFVIPQQEGQNDLVFDMMETTESLIGILRYNSDLFDATTITRIANHFQTLLTGIIANPQQQIAFLPLLTEAETNHLLWNWNNNQVEYPQDIVIHQLFENCVKQQPNAVAVVFPNVETFHETSLQLTYQQLNSKANQLARYLRSLGIGENKLVGICVERSLEMIVALLAVLKAGGAYLPLDPAYPEERLNFMLGDSQVSILLTQQKLVTSLPIEDLTVVCLDQDWLDISQESEDNLVINTTAKNLAYVIYTSGSTGKSKGVAIAHRSLVNAFYAWEKAYQLQSVTSHLQMASFAFDVFSGDVIRALCSGAKLVLCPREWLLEPDKLYKIMLVEKIDSAEFVPAVLRNLVEYLQRTQQNLHFMKLLIVGSDSLYVQEYQEFQRFCGEQTRLINSYGVTEACIDSTYFELGMGKLGTGLVPIGRPFANTQVYILDRYLQLVPVGVAGELYIGGAGLAQGYLNRPDLTKEKFISYSHHNFILYKTGDLARYLPDGNIELLGRMDDQVKIRGFRIELGEIEAVLSSHPQVQAAVVMVRELQTENKSIVAYIVSGQQSLTISELRNFLKQKLPDYMIPSAIAILETLPLTPNGKIDRRALPIPDMEQSREIEFVPPRTATEEAIANIIAAVLGLTQVGIHDNFFELGGHSLLATQVISRLQQTLNIELPLRSLLASPTVAGLSEAVTSSTKTESSFNLPTIVPNPQQLYQPFPLTDIQQAYWLGRNEAFELGNIAAHGYLELDCHYLDLTRLNQAWQKLILRHDMLRAVILADGQQQILPTVPAYEIEVLDLQDLEVMREQMSHEVLPAEQWPLFRIRATPIDEQRTRLHLSFDALIADAWSVFLLMREWLHLYNSSEFVLPSLELSFRDYVLGEATLKNTPQYQRSQEYWFHRLDSLPPAPELPLAKNPNGIANPRFQRRSSQLSPEQWRKLQNRAQQFNLTPSGVLLAAFAEILSQWSRNPKFTINLTLFKRLPLHPQVNEIVGDFTSLTLLEVDFSIPQSFSNHAQQLQQQLWQDLDHGYISGLQVQRELSRQRQSYQFMPVVFTSTLGLESLGQDTSILSQLGEIVYSISQTPQVWLDNQIREQNGTLIFNWDAVEELFPPGLLDEMFAAYCDLLQRLITSDTIWSESQGELQKLTIANYPTAAISEETLHSLFIKQVQIQADSLAVITPERTLTYQELYQRALQLASQLRELGASSDNAIARSAVPEAIAIIMEKGWEQVVAVLGILIAGAAYLPIDSELPAERQWYLLTQGQVKLIVTQPHLHLSLPSGVEQVCVESQLTQDEKDIKLVQTPEDLAYIIYTSGSTGLPKGVMIDHRGAVNTILDINRRFGIKSGDRILALSALNFDLSVYDIFGMLAAGGTIVIPSADKTKDPAHWLELIVSQQITLWNSVPALMQMLVEYLANQPQQPSSLRLALLSGDWLPLNLPNQIQKLWSSIQVVSLGGATEASIWSIYYPITQVDPTWKSIPYGKPLDNQQVYVFNHNLQQTPVWVTGQLYIGGIGLAKGYWKDAQKTNASFITHPVTKEKLYKTGDLGRYLPDGNIEFLGREDFQVKINGYRIELGEIEAILKQHSTVKEAVVTTVEQTQQLVAYIVSNTPNPNLGEAYQPTQQPGVLTDAGERIEFKLQQPGIRKSESSPIAINLPKSELEPTAYLERQSYRQFLPQQISLEQFSKFLNCLQQKQFGDYPLPKYRYPSAGSLYPVQTYLFIKPNSIETLPAGIYYYHPSHHNLILLHSTNEIDSSIYLENQVLFEQSAFTIYLIGKLSAIAPMYGELARDFCLLEAGHIGQLLMNSAPTQEIGLCPLGYLEFPQIQDLFQLEANQILLYSFVGGKIDPTDSQQWSLVKNPQTTKSNTTQFREYLQQKLPQYMRPAEYILIDTLPLTPNGKIDRKALPTPNLATATSATLVPPQTQTEKTIAEFIQQLLQIEVVGIQNNFFELGIDSLKLVQLKNHLQNQSQVNIPMRQLLVETTNIQQLALAIDEQLIIAKITQKPLTTEQDDDKEIIQI from the coding sequence ATGAATTTAGTTGAGTTTCTCACACAACTCTCGCAACAGAATATAGAATTGTGGGTTGAAGATGATAAATTGCGTTATCGCGGTCGCAAAGAAGGATTAACTTCTACAGTTTTAAATCAAATTAAGCAGCATAAAACAGAAATTATCGATTTGCTGCGCCAAGGGTTTCGTACTTCTAAATCCTATCCTCTGACTTATGGTCAGCAAGGGTTATGGTTTTTGTATAAACTTGCACCCACAAGTGCAGCTTATAATGTGGCTTTTACAGCTCGCATCCGCTCTCATTTAAATATCCCGGCTTTACAACGAGCGTTTCAACAGTTAGTAAATCGTCATCCGACTCTCCGCACAACATTTGCACAAAAGGATGGCGAACCTTTTCAACAAATTCATGAATACCAAGAAGTTGATTTTGAAAATATTGACGCTTCAATTTGGAATGAAGATGAGTTGAAAAGCGAAGTCATCGCAGCATATCAGTGTCCCTTTGATTTGGAAAAAGGTAATTTATTCCGGGTAAATTTATTTACTTGTTCTGAAGATAATTATGTCATATTACTAACCATACATCACATTGTGATTGATGGTTTTTCTTTGGGAATTATTCTTGATGAGTTGCGTTTACTCTACGAAGCAGAAAATACAGGTCGAGTCATATCTTTACCTGCTATTAAGTACCAATATCAAGACTTTGTACAGTGGCAGAGAAATATTCTAGCAAGTTCTGTGGGCGATGAATTATGGAATTACTGGCGTGAACAATTAGCGGGTGAGTTACCCATTTTAAAATTACCAACAGACCGACCACGACCACCTATTCAAAGCTATAGGGGAGCTTCCCATACTTTTGAGTTGAATCAAGAGTTGACTTTTCAGCTACGAGAAATGGCGAAAGCTCAAGGCGCAACTCTTTACATGACTTTGTTAACCGCCTTTCAAGTGTTGCTTTACCGCTTGTCTGGTCAGGAAGATATCATTGTGGGTGCGCCTATTGAGGGGAGAAGTCAGCCGCAATTTGCGGAAACTGTGGGTTTTTTCGTGAATATGCTGGCTTTGCGGGTGAATTTGGCTGGTAATCCCACATTTTCTCAGCTTTTAACTCAAGTCCGCCAGACTGTATTAGATGCGATCGCTCATCAAGATTATCCTTCTACTTTACTAATTGAGCGATCGCAACTCAACCGCGATCCAAGTCTTCCTGGTTTGTTTCGCGTTTCTTTTAATTTGTTAAAGCTCAGTGAAATTGCCCAAGATTATGAATTATCTGTATCTAATAAAACTAAAGTTCGAGAAAATTGGGGAGGGTTAACTTTAGAACCTTTTGTGATTCCCCAGCAGGAAGGACAGAATGATTTAGTGTTCGATATGATGGAGACGACTGAATCATTAATTGGTATTTTAAGATACAACAGCGATTTATTTGATGCTACGACAATTACCAGGATAGCGAATCATTTTCAAACTTTACTCACAGGAATTATTGCTAATCCCCAACAACAAATTGCTTTTTTACCTCTGCTAACGGAAGCTGAAACAAATCATTTGTTGTGGAATTGGAACAACAATCAAGTCGAGTATCCCCAAGATATAGTCATTCATCAGTTGTTTGAGAACTGTGTGAAGCAGCAACCAAACGCGGTTGCGGTGGTATTTCCAAATGTAGAGACGTTTCATGAAACGTCTCTACAACTAACCTATCAACAATTAAACAGCAAAGCCAATCAACTAGCACGCTACCTGCGTTCCTTGGGAATAGGTGAAAATAAACTGGTGGGAATTTGTGTGGAACGTTCCCTAGAAATGATTGTTGCATTATTGGCAGTTCTCAAAGCAGGAGGAGCTTATCTACCTTTAGATCCTGCGTATCCCGAAGAACGCTTGAATTTTATGCTGGGTGATTCCCAAGTATCGATATTGCTGACGCAACAAAAATTAGTCACGAGTTTACCAATAGAGGATTTAACTGTAGTTTGTTTAGATCAAGATTGGCTAGATATTTCCCAAGAAAGTGAAGATAATTTAGTCATTAATACTACTGCTAAAAATTTAGCATACGTGATTTACACATCAGGTTCTACAGGTAAATCTAAAGGAGTGGCGATCGCTCATCGTAGTTTGGTAAATGCGTTTTATGCTTGGGAAAAAGCTTATCAACTCCAGTCTGTGACTAGTCATTTGCAAATGGCGAGTTTTGCTTTTGATGTGTTTTCAGGGGATGTAATTCGCGCTCTTTGTAGTGGTGCTAAGTTGGTTTTATGTCCGCGTGAGTGGCTGTTAGAACCGGACAAGCTGTATAAAATAATGCTTGTGGAGAAAATTGATAGCGCGGAGTTTGTTCCAGCTGTGTTGAGAAACTTGGTTGAGTATTTGCAAAGAACTCAGCAAAATCTCCACTTTATGAAATTGTTGATAGTCGGTTCAGATAGCTTGTATGTGCAAGAATATCAAGAATTTCAGCGTTTTTGTGGCGAACAGACACGTTTGATTAATTCCTATGGGGTAACGGAAGCTTGTATTGATAGCACGTATTTTGAATTGGGGATGGGGAAATTAGGAACTGGGTTGGTTCCTATTGGCCGTCCATTTGCAAACACACAAGTTTATATTTTAGATCGATATTTACAATTAGTTCCTGTTGGGGTTGCGGGTGAATTATATATTGGTGGTGCTGGTTTGGCTCAAGGTTATTTAAATCGTCCTGATTTAACCAAAGAGAAATTTATCTCCTATTCTCACCACAACTTTATTTTGTACAAAACGGGAGATTTAGCGCGTTATCTTCCTGATGGTAATATTGAATTACTCGGTCGCATGGACGACCAAGTGAAGATTCGGGGTTTCCGAATTGAATTAGGGGAAATTGAAGCGGTTTTGAGTAGTCACCCCCAAGTTCAAGCAGCAGTGGTAATGGTTCGAGAACTGCAAACAGAAAATAAATCTATAGTTGCATATATTGTTTCTGGACAGCAATCATTAACAATTAGTGAATTGCGTAACTTTCTCAAACAGAAGTTACCTGATTATATGATTCCAAGTGCGATCGCCATTCTGGAAACTTTACCTTTAACCCCCAACGGTAAAATAGATCGGCGTGCTTTACCAATTCCAGATATGGAACAGAGTCGAGAAATAGAGTTTGTTCCACCACGCACCGCAACCGAAGAAGCGATCGCTAATATTATCGCTGCTGTTTTGGGACTCACACAAGTAGGCATTCACGATAATTTTTTTGAATTGGGGGGACATTCCCTACTTGCGACTCAAGTAATTTCTCGATTACAACAAACCTTAAATATTGAGTTACCGTTACGCTCTTTGTTAGCATCTCCTACGGTGGCTGGATTGAGTGAAGCAGTCACATCTTCAACAAAGACAGAATCTTCATTTAATTTACCAACAATTGTCCCAAATCCACAACAGCTATATCAACCTTTTCCCCTAACCGACATTCAACAAGCTTATTGGCTAGGACGCAATGAAGCTTTTGAATTGGGGAATATTGCTGCTCATGGTTATTTAGAATTAGATTGTCATTATTTAGATTTAACAAGATTAAATCAAGCTTGGCAAAAACTCATTTTGCGTCACGATATGTTGCGTGCTGTTATTTTAGCAGATGGTCAACAGCAAATTCTCCCAACAGTACCGGCTTATGAAATCGAAGTTTTGGATTTGCAAGATTTAGAGGTGATGCGTGAGCAAATGTCCCATGAAGTTTTACCTGCGGAACAATGGCCTTTATTTAGAATTCGAGCTACACCTATAGATGAACAGCGTACCAGACTCCACCTCAGTTTTGATGCGTTGATTGCTGATGCTTGGAGTGTGTTTTTGCTGATGCGGGAGTGGTTACATCTATATAATAGTTCTGAATTTGTCTTACCATCCTTAGAACTTTCCTTCCGCGATTATGTGCTGGGGGAAGCAACTTTAAAAAATACACCCCAATATCAACGTTCTCAAGAATATTGGTTTCATCGATTAGATAGCTTACCACCAGCACCAGAATTACCATTAGCAAAAAATCCCAATGGAATCGCCAATCCTCGGTTTCAACGTCGCAGTTCCCAACTTTCGCCAGAACAATGGCGCAAATTACAAAATCGCGCTCAACAATTTAACTTAACTCCTTCGGGAGTTTTGTTAGCTGCTTTTGCAGAAATTCTCAGTCAATGGAGCAGAAATCCCAAGTTTACGATTAATCTCACCTTATTTAAGCGTTTACCTTTACATCCCCAAGTCAATGAGATTGTCGGAGACTTTACATCTTTGACACTTTTAGAAGTTGATTTCTCAATTCCTCAAAGCTTTAGCAACCACGCTCAACAATTACAGCAACAACTGTGGCAAGATTTAGATCACGGTTATATCAGTGGTTTGCAAGTACAGCGAGAACTTAGCCGTCAACGCCAAAGTTACCAATTTATGCCGGTGGTATTTACTAGTACCCTGGGTTTAGAATCACTCGGTCAGGATACATCAATATTAAGTCAGTTAGGCGAGATTGTTTACAGTATCAGTCAAACCCCACAAGTTTGGTTAGATAATCAAATTAGAGAGCAAAATGGAACTTTAATATTTAATTGGGATGCGGTGGAAGAACTTTTCCCCCCAGGTTTGCTAGATGAAATGTTTGCTGCTTACTGCGATTTGCTTCAACGATTAATTACCTCAGATACCATTTGGAGCGAAAGTCAGGGAGAATTACAAAAACTCACAATTGCAAATTATCCCACCGCAGCCATTTCTGAGGAAACTTTGCACAGTTTGTTTATCAAGCAAGTGCAAATTCAAGCTGATTCTCTAGCAGTCATTACTCCAGAGCGTACCCTCACTTATCAGGAATTATACCAACGGGCTCTGCAATTAGCATCTCAACTGCGAGAATTGGGAGCAAGTAGCGACAATGCGATAGCGCGGAGCGCTGTGCCAGAGGCAATCGCCATTATCATGGAAAAAGGTTGGGAGCAAGTTGTCGCTGTACTAGGAATTTTAATCGCCGGTGCGGCTTATCTTCCCATTGATTCCGAATTACCAGCAGAACGACAATGGTATTTACTCACCCAAGGACAAGTTAAATTAATTGTCACTCAACCTCATCTTCACCTATCTTTGCCATCAGGTGTTGAACAAGTATGTGTGGAAAGCCAACTCACACAAGATGAGAAAGATATCAAACTAGTCCAAACTCCCGAAGATTTAGCTTATATTATCTACACTTCCGGTTCCACTGGTTTACCCAAAGGCGTGATGATTGATCATCGGGGTGCGGTAAATACCATTTTGGATATTAATCGACGTTTTGGAATTAAATCAGGCGATCGCATCTTAGCTTTATCAGCATTAAACTTCGACCTCTCAGTTTACGACATCTTCGGTATGTTAGCGGCGGGAGGAACAATAGTTATTCCCTCAGCAGATAAAACCAAAGATCCCGCACACTGGTTAGAGTTAATAGTATCTCAGCAAATTACTCTGTGGAACTCAGTTCCAGCTTTGATGCAAATGTTGGTAGAATATCTCGCCAACCAACCACAACAACCTTCATCTCTGCGTTTAGCTTTGTTGAGTGGAGATTGGCTACCTCTCAATTTACCAAATCAAATCCAAAAATTGTGGTCAAGCATCCAAGTAGTGAGTTTGGGAGGAGCAACAGAAGCTTCAATTTGGTCAATTTACTATCCAATTACCCAAGTAGATCCTACCTGGAAAAGTATTCCCTACGGCAAACCACTCGATAATCAACAAGTATATGTATTCAATCATAATTTGCAGCAAACTCCTGTTTGGGTGACGGGACAACTATATATTGGCGGTATAGGATTAGCAAAAGGTTACTGGAAAGACGCACAAAAAACAAACGCCAGCTTTATTACTCATCCAGTTACCAAAGAAAAATTATATAAAACAGGGGACTTGGGACGCTATTTACCCGATGGAAATATAGAGTTTTTAGGAAGAGAAGATTTTCAAGTCAAAATCAACGGTTATCGCATTGAACTTGGTGAAATTGAAGCAATATTAAAACAGCATTCCACCGTTAAAGAAGCAGTAGTCACCACAGTAGAACAAACACAACAATTAGTTGCTTATATCGTTAGCAATACACCAAATCCCAATTTAGGAGAAGCTTACCAACCAACTCAACAACCAGGAGTATTAACCGATGCTGGAGAACGCATCGAATTTAAACTCCAACAACCAGGAATCCGCAAATCAGAATCATCCCCAATTGCTATTAACTTACCCAAATCTGAACTTGAGCCAACAGCTTATCTAGAACGCCAAAGTTACAGACAATTTTTACCGCAACAGATATCCTTAGAACAATTTAGCAAATTTCTCAACTGTCTCCAGCAAAAGCAATTTGGTGATTATCCCCTCCCCAAATATCGCTATCCTTCTGCTGGAAGCCTTTATCCCGTACAAACTTACTTATTCATCAAACCCAACAGCATCGAAACCCTTCCCGCAGGAATATATTATTATCATCCCAGCCACCACAATTTAATCTTACTCCACAGCACCAACGAAATAGATAGTAGCATTTACCTTGAGAATCAAGTACTTTTTGAACAATCCGCCTTTACGATATATTTGATTGGGAAACTAAGTGCGATCGCACCGATGTATGGAGAACTCGCCAGAGACTTCTGTCTTTTAGAAGCAGGACACATCGGACAATTACTCATGAACAGCGCACCGACTCAAGAAATTGGTCTTTGTCCCCTTGGCTATTTAGAATTTCCCCAAATTCAAGATTTATTTCAACTAGAAGCCAATCAAATTCTCCTTTATAGCTTTGTTGGTGGAAAAATAGACCCAACAGATTCTCAGCAATGGTCATTAGTTAAAAATCCTCAAACTACCAAATCAAATACTACCCAATTCCGAGAATATCTACAGCAGAAACTTCCACAATATATGAGACCTGCTGAATATATTCTCATTGACACCTTACCCCTAACCCCCAACGGAAAAATAGATAGAAAAGCCTTACCAACTCCCAATCTCGCAACAGCCACATCAGCAACCTTAGTTCCTCCGCAAACCCAAACCGAAAAAACAATCGCCGAATTCATCCAACAACTGCTGCAAATTGAAGTAGTGGGAATACAGAATAATTTCTTTGAATTAGGAATAGATTCGCTCAAACTCGTGCAGTTGAAAAATCACTTACAAAATCAATCCCAAGTTAACATTCCCATGCGCCAATTATTAGTGGAAACAACAAATATTCAACAACTGGCATTAGCCATTGACGAACAATTAATTATCGCCAAAATCACACAAAAACCCCTAACCACAGAACAAGACGACGATAAAGAAATCATCCAAATTTGA